A genomic region of Alnus glutinosa chromosome 11, dhAlnGlut1.1, whole genome shotgun sequence contains the following coding sequences:
- the LOC133882195 gene encoding L-type lectin-domain containing receptor kinase IX.1-like: protein MGYMAHECVTTGKASKESDVYSFGIVALEIACGRKPINPKAPEDQVVMVDWVWELYGIGKVLEAADPRLGGDFDEKQMERLMIVWLWCAHPNRNLRPSIRQTIHVLNFEAPLPLLPSNIPGLPRLASAMNRLAMSLSMSSGSNDYDGGQNQNSSNSYTNSSLFTSSSTTSQSTSLLHTR, encoded by the coding sequence ATGGGCTACATGGCTCATGAATGTGTCACAACCGGGAAGGCTAGTAAGGAGTCAGATGTCTATAGTTTTGGAATTGTCGCTTTGGAAATTGCTTGTGGAAGAAAACCAATCAATCCCAAAGCCCCTGAAGATCAAGTAGTCATGGTGGATTGGGTTTGGGAACTTTATGGAATAGGAAAGGTACTTGAAGCAGCTGATCCAAGGCTAGGGGGAGATTTTGATGAGAAACAAATGGAGCgtttgatgattgtttggcTTTGGTGTGCTCATCCGAATCGAAACCTTAGGCCTTCAATAAGGCAAACAATTCATGTACTCAATTTTGAGGCTCCATTGCCTCTTCTTCCTTCAAACATACCAGGGCTACCACGTCTTGCTTCTGCAATGAATAGACTTGCAATGTCACTTTCTATGTCTAGTGGTTCTAATGATTATGATGGAGGACAGAATCAAAATTCAAGCAATAGTTACACCAATTCCTCTTTGTTCACCTCATCCTCTACAACTTCTCAATCCACGTC